Below is a window of Manis javanica isolate MJ-LG chromosome 2, MJ_LKY, whole genome shotgun sequence DNA.
CGGTAGAGGGTAAGCTACCTTATGTTGCCAGGCATTCATTGCCACAGTTCTGAACTGGAGAAAGAGACACGTCACCAGTGGAAGCCAGTCCATTCTAACGATGTCCTGTGTCCGTAACTGATCATAACATAATTGtgtggagaaaggaagggaaaaactaCATCCAAGATGACCCCTCCTTCCCATTTCCCTGTGTATTGTTGAGAAGCCCACCTGACTGTTGGCTCCATTGTGCTGATACTTGTCtctgaaagttgttttttttccttcttctctagGCTGTTCTGGCTGGAGATTTAATTCTTTCTGCAGCATCTATAGCTCTGGCACGAATAGGAAATACAGCTGTTATATCTATTTTAACCCAAGTTATTGAAGATTTGGTGCGTGGTAGGTGAAatccaacttttcttcttttttttgtttgatcTGGTATTTATCCAGGTAATCCAACCATATCTCAAGTGACCCTTGTCCATCTTTCTAGGTGAATTTCTTCAGCTAGGGtcaaaggaaaatgagaatgaaagatTCGCCCACTACCTTGAAAAGACCTTCAAGAAGACTGCAAGTCTGATAGCCAACAGTTGTAAAGCAGTATGTACGTTCTGTCGtttttcaagtttaaaaaaataaaaagcatttctcTTTCTTGGGAGCTAATTCTCCTAGAAAAATTTTCACTGGAGAACCTTAAAATAGTGGCCCAGATCCCAAGAGGTCACTGAGAAAAGAATGACATGTCCAAATAGCAGAGAGCTTctgctgtggttttcttttcgTTTTCTGCCCTTAAGACATTAACTTTCCATCTTTCTTCCCAAGAATTGAATCAAAATAAGCTTTATTCATTCACCCAATCTCATCTCCAAACTATGTAACCTTTGTAACAACTCACTATAATTTCTCTGATTCTTGTCACACACACTATTTCTGACACTTTACCTATAAAACGTTAATAAAGTGCTATGTtcttaaacatatttatatagcAGAACATATCTGTTAGATGGCACTAgagttctttatctttttttgtaaGAAATAGATCCTCCCAGcatttttacatgaaataaaaacaagCCATTTTTCTACAAGGTATAAATTGTGAACCACAGCTTTTTCTTTCCCCTGCTTTCTCCCTGGCCTTCCTCCATTCTccacatagttttcttttttaaagaaaatcagttCATAATATCCTTAATCTGAGAATGAAAATGTGGTTTTCGTGCTAGCCCAGGAACAAGAGACAGTTCTCTCCACAGAATCATTCATCTGAGCATGTCTCAGCCTAATAGATGTAACAGAGATGAAACCTGGGCAAGTCATAATCCCTTGTAATTAAAGCAATAAGGAAGGAAAGCCTGTATGGGGCAAATGTAAGTTGCTGCCCTGGTACACTCTTAACATGATTACAGTTAAAGAGAGCTTTTCTCAAGCCTCTCAGGTGAAAAGTCCTTTGCCAATAGTGTCTGTGTTTTGACATGTCAAGATATGTATAATTGTGAGCCAGAAAAGAAAGAGGTCCACATTTTGTTCCTAAAAAGATCTAATTGAAGCCCTAAGGAATTATGTAGAGTGTGCTGGCCACCATCTCcaccattttttccttcttggaagggctattattttttaatttccaaggaaCTGCAAGTGAGCAACAGATGAAAATTTGAGAGACACTTGAATGCTAAATGTTAAGAGTCAGTGACTTGAGATGTGTGCCATAAAGCTGTTAATGTTAATCCTTCATTGATGTCATACCCTTGCTGGCCAAACCTCCAGGAAGGCTGAGGGTCCCCTCGGAAGGCACAGTGGTGTGCTAAGGGAAGCCCGCTGGTGGTGTCCCTCGCTTGAGGCTGCAGCTAGAAGCACTAGCAGGTAGTGGGGCATTTGGAACTGGACACAGTGAGTCACTGTCCGCACAAACTGGGTGTCCCACAGGCACAGGGTTCTAGTTACTCAGCGATCAAATCCTACAAAGGGCCCAGGAGGTGGACCCATGTCACCAGGGAAAGACTGAACTGCGGTCCTGCCCTGTGCTTAGGAGGCCAGAGACATTACAGCACACGTATGCATATGTAAAGAGCACCTTTTTCTTGACAGATCAGCAAGTAAACAAACGTGTGTGTGAATGTGGCTCGAcgcttattaaaaatgaaatgttttatgcCCTCCACTACAAGGCATGCTGGCATCATCCCAGAATGATCTGATTTTCATGTGATTTATTCCTAGACTCCAGAGCTGTTAGAATAGTAAAGCAGAATCACAGCGTGAACTAAATAAAGTTTCTCTATTTAAAATACTAGGGGTAGAAGTATTACATATTCAAATATTGCTATTTTTATGTGCTCCTCTATTTATCATGCAAAGACATGTGGACTCCAAAAACTGCATGCAAGGCAAATTAGAGATGCCAAAAAAGAGGGGATGAGGAACATTTAAACATCAGAATTATTACAGAGGAACTAATGGAATTCCAAGATGTTATGGGAATTTGAAGGCAATTCATTAACTCTACCAAGGACACTATTTCTCCCCACCCTCTGTCCCCCTTTTTCGCCACTCATTTTATTTGTATGCAATGGAAGTAGGATTATAATCCAAGAGAGGAGTGTCTAGTTTTGTGACACTGActgatattaaaatagaaataatctttGAAAATGATTAGCTGTTTATTTACATAGAAGTCATGCAGAATACATTCTGCAGCTTACCAACAGAGACTCTGACTTGTTCTCCAGAAAATCTGATGGGAATGAGACCCAGGTCTGGTGGCCCATCCAGTGTTATTCAGTCAGATTGGCTgagcttggatttgaacccaCAACTGGGTGTAGTAAACCTGCATCCATTTGTTGTTCTCTTGGTTTTTGTCTGCATTTCTGTTCTTTCCAGAGCTGCATATGGCCTGAAGTCTATGAGCTGTCGTCCTATTACCTAATTTCAAAGCTACAGAGTGCCATCACAGACTTTGTTTCATGGGTCCTATTTCCAGAACACTCTATCAGTTATGATGTTCTTATCTAGTCTACAAATAGACCTTCTTCAGCTTTTTCCAGTTGCCATAATATTGTTACAATAAACGGGAAAACAGTTTTTTTCTGGTCCAGGATCCAGGCTAGGACCACGGTCCCACTGTTGTGAATCTTTAGTCTCTTTTCATCTGGAACATTTCCTGTCTTTGTTCTTAACATCACCTTGGCGTTTTGGAGAGTGCAGGCCTGTTATGTCATTGAGTGTCTCAGGCTGGGTTTGTCTGATATTTCTCAGGATTAGACACAGGTTGCGAATTCCTGGCAGGGATACAGCAGAGGTGGTGTGTGAGGCCTCTTCATCCTATTACTGGTGATGTTCACTTTGATCTCCTGATTAGAGTGGCATCGGCCAGGTTTCTGCATTTCCAAGTCACTATTTTTCCCTATTTGGGGTAAATATTTTGAGATCATGTAAATAATTGTGTTTCTTACCAAACTCTAACTCTGGTTTTTGCATCCGTTTAGGATTTTCTCCTGAGAAAGTTCACTTATTACCATAATGGTGGCCAGATGACAGTTTTGTTAATTCCCTCATTCCACTTAGTCAAGCTTCTACAACCAAGTTGACACTCTATTTTAAGGACGATCTTTACTCTGTGGACTCTTGCATTATTTTATTCTGTGGGTTATAAGCCTTTGTTGTTACTTATTGATTGTCACATTATTTGTCCAGTGGAAAGGACCCTGCAACCTGGCTCCTGTGTTTTTGATCAACCCCTATCACTCACTCAGTACTTCCTTAGTTTCTGGCGGGAGATATTCCAGGCTCACTTTGCCCTTCCCAGCACTGTGATCTGTCTTTTCTCCAAGGAGTCTTGGTTGTTTTTGGTGGAGAATGTTATTTACAAACCATGATCTGGGCACAAGGTGTCATTGCTTCTGGGCCCTCCCAGTGGACAGGGCTAGGGAGTTTGTGTATATATCATATCTGTATGTGGACATTCATATATCTGTCTGTGTCCACCAGTGTTTATTCTGCAGTATTCCTGATTTATTCCCatactctttccatatttgtaacTCCCTTCCTCAACAGCAAGAAACTTGGCCCCCATTCTCCACAATATAGTTATTTTCTCAAACCGAGGATATACCCTAGGATGTTTAAAAATTGGTAACTCATATCTATGTGAAAAACCTTGTAGTTTAGTATTTGTTTACAGTTCCTTCTGTCTTGAGCCTCAGAATaaaacagttgacccttgaacaacatgggtgtTAGGGCACTGAGCCCTCCcaccatgcagtcaaaaatccacatatttaACTTgacaccctgcccccaccccaccccccaaaaaaccccaCCATGACTACTAATAGCCTAGTGTTGACTGGAAACGTTACCCATATCATAAAGTCAGTTAATACATATTTCACATGTATTCTTACAACAACATAAGCTAGAGAAACCAAAGTGTTTTTTGAAATTGTCCCAGACctccaaaaaattttcccatATATTGAAAAAAGTCCATGTATAATATGGACCCATGCCATTCAAACCTGTGTTATTGAAGATCAACTGTACAAAATTCTGTATTCAAAAGTTACTTTACTCCCTGTTTTAGTGTGGTTATATTATAATCTGAAATTAATTGGGTTCTTTTAAATTCCACTTGAGTGGTTCCCTCCCATTCTTGCTGAATGTGgtttttggttttgaagtgatTGTTTTGTGTGTGAAGTGTTAGCACAGCTCAAGTCGGAACTGTGCAGAAGAAGTACATCATGAAATCCTCTCACACTGATTTGTAGAATCtcccttaatttttcttttattttggtattattaatctacagttacatgaggaacattgtttactagactccccccatcaccaagctccccccccacatactccattacagtcactgtccatcagcgtagtaagatactgtagaatcactacttatcttctctgtgttgtacagccctccctgtgccccctctcacattatacatgttaatcataatgcccctttccccccccccttatccttcccttcctacccgtcctccccagtccctttccctttggtaactgttagtgcattcttgggttctgtgaatcttctgctgttctgctccttcagtttttttttttttttggtatccctaatctacaattacctgaggAACATTacatttactagactcccccttcacaaagtcccccccccattacagtcactgtccattagtgtagtaagatgctgtagagtcattacttgtcttctctgcattgcacagccctccctgtgctcccccattatacatgctaatcgtaatgctccctttttaccccccttatccctcccttcccacccatcctccccagtccctttccctttggtaactcttagtccattcttgagttctgtgattctgctgctgttttgttccttcagttttttgtttgttcttatactccactccTTACCAAGGGAAATTTGGTAGTTATCtccccttggcttatttcactgagcataatagcctctagctccatccatattgttgcaaatggtaggatttgttttcttcttatggctgaataatattccattttgtatatgtaccacatctttatccattctactgatggacacttaggttgcttccatttcttggctattgtaaatagtgctgtgataaacataggggtgaatatgtctttttcaaactggagtgctgcattcttagggtaaattcctagaagtggaattcctgggtcaaatggtatttctattttgagctttttgaggaacctccatactgctttccacaatggttgaactaatttacattcccaccagcagtgtaggagggttcccctttctccacaacctcaccaacatttgttgttgtttgtcttttggatggtggtgatcattactggtgtgaggtggtatctcactgtgattttaatttgcatttctaatctcccttattttttaaatagcttcatTGTGTCCCACTGTGGGGAACATCATAGTTTACTCAGCCACTCCTCTTTACAGGCATTTGGGTTTCCAAGAGTTTCATTTACAGGAGTACTGCAGTAACTAAGCTTATGTTTTTGTATTGTTGAAGGGTTCCCTCATGGCCTATTTCAAGGTAACTATATGCACTGGTTAGATAACTACCAAATTTCCCTCCATAAGGATGTATGTGTTTCTCCGGCAGTTTATGCCTGTGTCATTCAGACACTAACTGAATGTGTCATAGGACTtaaatttttgccaatctgatagatGAGAAATGACATCACAGTGGAGTTTTACTTTGCGTCTTTCCTTTCTGAATGGAGTGGAACCTTTTCAGATGCTAAAGGGCCATTTTTGTATCTTTGGTTTTTATGAATTATCTATgtatgtcttttgcccatttttcttgcAAGTGGGTTTTGCCTCTGTTTTAAAGAACCATTGATATATTAAGAATATTAGCTCTTTATCTGTGATATGTTGCATGTTTTCTCCCaatattttcatttggtttttgaCAACCCATTTTGATACCTTTTATGGAATTATGGAATTCCAGTAATCaccacattttaataaataagacCATAGGACATGCATGTATCTAGCAGAAAATCTTTTTAACTCACAGTGGTACAAAGACCACTTCAAAGATAAAGATGCCTGGTCTCAAGTGCTATGCTCCTGCTAATGCAGACAGTGCTTCCTGATCTTTTTGAGACAAGGCACGTAAGAATATTATGAAGGGTATGGGCCTTCCCCCGAAAAGATGCACATGTGCACAGCATGACCTGGCGACCTGGCTGGGGACCTACTTCTAACAGAACAGTTTGAAAATAGGAGGCCTCTCTCCTCTATGTGAAACCAAGAAGTGTTCATCTCATGCAGCATTTCTCCTTTCTGGTTTTTGCATTGCATTGTTCTCATTTTCCAAGTTGTGGTAAGACAGATTATGCCAGTTCCTAGCCCTGAATGGCTGGTACCCTTGGTGCCTCAGGTCCTACCTCGTAAGTGAGCAAACATGAGATCTTAGAATAGGAGCATGTAGTGAGGGCTCAGTAATTGTTAGCTCTTATCATCAACAACCACAGAAGAACTACTATGGGTTATTGCGAGGTTTAAGACAAAGGGCTTATAATGTGAAAGGCTCATCACATCTACtccataaattttaatttaatgagtTTAGAAATAGaaaggagtttttaaaattcaggaaGAAAGTTTGTATCTACTACTTTGTGTTGAGGAAGCGATTGCTTTCTGAGTTATTTCTCCTTGGAAAAGGGGGTTGCAATGTTCTGGGCTTGGCATGGCTGAGGCTGCCCACATCTTGCCACACTCATTTTCAGCCAAGCTGATGGATATCCTGACTTCTTTCAAAGTTCCTGAACTGTCTCTCCCTTGGTCTTCTAGATTCTTCTGTTGAGTTGAAAAGGAGTCCCTCCCTAGAGCCCATGGGTCAGTACCTGCTAGGGGAAGGTCTTTGCTGTTGACAACAGTTGTGAGTTTATTATTCCCTCATTGAAGTGGCCACCTGACTTTTATGATGTGTCCCATTTTATCAAGGACGTGTGGCCAGACATTACACAGATTTCATCAAGGTGTCAAAAACATCATCAGGACTGAGCAAGTTCTGTAACCTGACTTTAGTGAGCAGAGCCGCATGGACACTCCCAGGCTATCTCTGCATCTAGTGGCTAAGGGGGGATTCTGAACACTAATAGCAAACCCCCTGAATTATAACCAGCTGCCAGGCACTGCACTGAGGGCTTAAGGCACATCATGTGTACTCCTCCCAGACACCCTGTGGGGTAAAGTGCTTTGGCTCCTACATTTTACGCGTGACGAAACTGAAAAGCACAGAAAGGTGAGGTGACCGTCCTGTGTTGGTTGTCCAGGGCATGGCTGCACTGCTCACTGGCACCATAGCACCATTCTGATGCCTCAGCAAAGCAGCATCCCgagcagaggacagaggtggGGGCTGAAGCCAGGGGACAAGGCTCTGAGTCCCCAGCAACCCATCACAGAAGGCCTGGAGTTCCAGATGGCTTGGCTGTCAGTGTAGACATTTTCTCTCCAGTGGAGTTGGTTTCCCCTTCCCCCTTTTGGTTTTACCTCATCTATGCTGTATACATGGCTGGGTCTGCTTAGCATATGTAGCAGAGCTGCAGGAAATGCACACAGGTGGCCAGTCCAGCTAGGCTGTTTCTTGGTTTTGAGGTTTTAAAAAAGACTTAGAAATCCTACTTCTCCACCACTGAAAGGGGGGGAAAGTCTTTGTACAGTTATATTACTTGTTGTGAGAGAACTATGGAGATAGTGAGGCCAGTGAAAATCCTtgaataataaaagaacaattGCTATGTGTGAAGCATGGGTCTTGAGGCTATTACAGGCACATCAAGAAAACTGCACTTCAGAAATAGTTGAAATCACCAAAATTATTTAAGGACAGGACTACAAAATGGGGAAATATATATATGGCAATATCATGTGTACAATTAGATTAGATTAGACAGCCCTGCCCTAAGGGGTGAATGCATAGAAAACCAAATACAGCCAACAATTGGGCTGGGCTACTGAGTGCTGGGAGCCAGCATATTGGAGTTTGTTTCTTCTGTGTGTCAAAAAGTTTTGCCAGCAGAACTGGTTTAGTTGCAGCTCTGTTTTTCCTATGCAGTGGGAAAGAAGGTGTTCTTAGAAACTAAGGTAACAGTCTGAAGCTGAAATCCTACCATTAGAAATGCCGTTGTTTTAAAGTTTGTTCTCCCAATGGCAGTATCTGCTGATCGTACGTAATGTGGCCTTGGGCCCCTTACTAGTGGGAAGAGATGGATGGCTCCTTCCATGCAGGGTGGCTGCCTTGTTTCTACCTGCCAGCAACTTATCTGGGAATTCTCCTTCCGCTTCAGGTCTCTGTGTTAGGATGCCCTGACCCAGTGGTCCATGAGATTGCCTATCAATACGGAAAAAATGTGGGAATAGCTTTTCAGGTTGGTCTTCTTCTTTATCAGCATGGGCCTGTTGGTATGGTGGGGAGGGCAGCAGTGACACTGGGATGGTGACATTCTTACTCCTTTCCTCCTGTCACTAGCTCATCGATGATGTGCTGGACTTCACCGCGTGTTCTGACCAGATGGGTAAACCAACATCAGCAGACCTGAGGCTTGGGTTAGCCACTGGCCCTGTCCTGTTTGCTTGTCAGCAGGTAGGTTTTACAAACCCACTCTGACACACTGCTGTGTGGCTCTACATCCCAGGCACAGCTGATGGGAAAGTTTAGGAATAGATGGGAAAGCATTCAGATAAGAGAACACAGATCTGAATCTGATCCTGGCTCTAGGCCTGGGAATGTTGAAGCCTGTCATTTCACTTCTAAGCTGTATCTGTTTACTGATCTGTAAAATTGAGATGATCACAACCTTCCACCCAAGGTTGTGAGGCTTAACTGAAATAATATTCATGGAGATATTTTAAGTGCTGTATGCATTTAAGGTAGCACTGTATTTTAGTATATTTTGGGCACTGACTAGAGTGCAGTTTCTCCATCTCGACTATAGAACTGGACTTTGGATGTGCCTTGGAGCCCCTGCCTGCAAGCAtaagaaattctgaaaaatgcTCCAGGAAATGCTTAGGAAGCTCCAGCAGTGATACAGCAGTGTGCAAGGCAGACGTTCCCACAGCCTGCTCGGGACCCCGGCCACATCGCTTTTGGCTGGGCCAAA
It encodes the following:
- the PDSS1 gene encoding all trans-polyprenyl-diphosphate synthase PDSS1 isoform X4 codes for the protein MIHTASLVHDDVIDDACSRRGKHTVNKIWGEQKAVLAGDLILSAASIALARIGNTAVISILTQVIEDLVRGEFLQLGSKENENERFAHYLEKTFKKTASLIANSCKAVSVLGCPDPVVHEIAYQYGKNVGIAFQLIDDVLDFTACSDQMGKPTSADLRLGLATGPVLFACQQFPEMNAMIMRRFSLPGDVDRARQYVLQSDGVQQTAYLAQRHCHEAVREISKLRPSPERDALIQLSEIVLTRDK